From a region of the Pseudomonas fulva 12-X genome:
- a CDS encoding YceI family protein produces MLKKTFAALALGTALLGAGQAMAADYAIDKQGQHAFVNFKISHLGYSWLYGTFKDFDGTFSFDEKNPEASKVDVTLKTDSVDTNHAERDKHIRSADFLNVSKNPTATFKSTSVKSTGQGAADITGDLTLNGVTKPVVIAAKFIGEGKDPWGGYRAGFEGSTKLKLKDFNIEKDLGPASQEVELIISVEGVRK; encoded by the coding sequence AGACTTTCGCTGCACTGGCACTGGGCACCGCTCTGCTGGGCGCTGGCCAAGCAATGGCCGCCGATTACGCCATCGACAAGCAAGGCCAGCACGCCTTCGTCAATTTCAAGATCAGCCACCTGGGCTATAGCTGGCTGTACGGCACCTTCAAGGATTTCGACGGCACCTTCAGCTTCGACGAGAAGAACCCTGAAGCCAGCAAGGTCGACGTAACCCTGAAGACCGACAGTGTCGACACCAACCATGCCGAGCGCGACAAGCACATCCGAAGCGCCGACTTCCTCAACGTCAGCAAGAACCCGACCGCGACCTTCAAGTCCACTTCGGTCAAGTCGACTGGCCAGGGCGCTGCCGACATCACTGGCGACCTGACTCTGAACGGCGTGACCAAGCCGGTGGTGATCGCTGCCAAGTTCATTGGCGAAGGCAAGGATCCATGGGGCGGCTACCGCGCCGGTTTCGAAGGCAGCACCAAGCTGAAGCTGAAAGACTTCAACATCGAGAAGGATCTGGGCCCGGCTTCGCAGGAAGTCGAGCTGATCATCTCCGTGGAAGGCGTGCGCAAGTAA